A single region of the Hyphomonas adhaerens MHS-3 genome encodes:
- a CDS encoding MFS transporter produces the protein MTDVVPAKTSGPSLPTRLAFGFGGAAEGIKNNGFEYFLLFFYSQILGVPAAMVFLALMIALVVDAMSDPIVGYWSDNIRTRIGRRHPFMYAALLPVGLTYYLAWNPPEGLSTNGLFLWLLVLTISVRLSFTMYEVPSTALVPELTPDYDARTSLMSYRYFFAWIGGLSIQIFLLFFLLKPSEQNPSGYFHIPGWHLYGQVAAGVILLAAAVSTFGTHARIPHLKAPPAQRNLTLGKVFSEIFETISNPSFRALFLATLFGLLASGVSASLNQYINGYFWGFTTTQTAGLTVAVYISAVLALIIAPIAGRMFGKKRAALAIGVLAFTIAPAPVFARLMGLMPPNGTDALYNIVLTVTIFDLALIIATQMLMGSMVADIVEDSEVQTGRRSEGIFYAGISFIRKLAQASGVFVATMVLTFAGIQEGAQPDKVTDSSLTSLGWGYAVTLLAAWTLMMFCVGFYRISRESHAANLVALAEREGKGPTH, from the coding sequence ATGACGGACGTTGTCCCAGCAAAGACCTCCGGGCCAAGCCTGCCAACCCGGCTAGCCTTCGGGTTTGGCGGGGCGGCTGAGGGGATCAAGAACAACGGGTTCGAATACTTCCTGCTGTTCTTCTACAGCCAGATTCTGGGCGTTCCCGCGGCGATGGTTTTCCTCGCCCTGATGATCGCCCTGGTCGTAGACGCAATGTCCGATCCCATCGTCGGGTACTGGTCCGACAATATCCGGACTCGTATCGGCCGGCGGCATCCCTTTATGTATGCGGCCCTCCTGCCGGTTGGACTGACGTATTATCTCGCCTGGAACCCGCCTGAAGGCTTGTCGACAAACGGCTTGTTCCTCTGGCTTCTGGTTCTGACAATCAGTGTGCGGCTTTCTTTTACCATGTATGAGGTGCCGAGTACGGCGCTGGTTCCGGAACTTACGCCGGACTATGACGCCCGCACCAGCCTGATGTCGTACCGCTACTTCTTCGCTTGGATCGGTGGTCTTTCCATCCAGATTTTCCTGCTCTTCTTCCTGTTGAAGCCAAGCGAACAGAACCCGTCCGGCTATTTCCATATTCCGGGGTGGCACCTCTACGGTCAGGTCGCGGCCGGTGTCATTCTGCTGGCCGCAGCCGTGTCGACGTTCGGCACGCATGCGCGCATCCCCCATCTGAAGGCGCCGCCAGCGCAGCGTAATCTGACTCTCGGCAAGGTTTTTTCGGAAATCTTCGAGACGATTTCGAACCCCTCCTTCAGGGCTTTGTTCCTCGCGACCCTGTTCGGTCTGCTGGCCTCCGGTGTGTCTGCCTCGCTGAATCAGTACATCAATGGCTACTTCTGGGGCTTCACGACGACCCAGACGGCGGGCCTGACGGTGGCTGTCTACATCTCTGCGGTACTGGCCCTGATCATTGCGCCGATCGCGGGCCGGATGTTCGGGAAGAAGCGTGCCGCCCTCGCGATCGGCGTCCTGGCGTTTACGATTGCACCGGCACCGGTCTTTGCGCGCCTGATGGGGCTGATGCCGCCGAATGGCACGGACGCGCTGTACAATATTGTGCTGACCGTCACGATCTTTGATCTTGCGCTCATCATCGCCACGCAAATGCTGATGGGTTCGATGGTCGCTGACATTGTCGAGGACAGTGAGGTTCAGACGGGCCGGCGCTCAGAAGGCATCTTCTATGCGGGCATCAGCTTCATCCGGAAGCTCGCGCAGGCCTCCGGTGTGTTTGTGGCAACTATGGTTCTGACCTTTGCCGGCATACAGGAGGGCGCTCAGCCAGATAAGGTCACCGACAGTTCGCTGACGTCGCTGGGCTGGGGATATGCGGTGACGCTGCTGGCCGCGTGGACGCTGATGATGTTCTGCGTTGGCTTCTACCGCATCAGCCGTGAAAGCCACGCAGCCAACCTTGTGGCGCTTGCGGAGCGTGAGGGTAAAGGACCAACTCACTGA
- a CDS encoding NAD-dependent epimerase/dehydratase family protein, with the protein MKILVTGAAGFIGNELSLRLVKEGHEVTGVDCFSPYYDVMLKRNRVKRLDAYENFRMHEVKVEDEEAMTAAFQESTPDIVVHLAAQAGVRYSLDHPREYIASNIVGSFNVIELARLHGTKHLVLASTSSAYGANQKFPFQETAPAPHPLTIYAATKLSSELIAHSHSHLYGTPTTLLRFFSVYGPWGRPDMAFFLFTDRIFKNQPIDVYNHGDLMRDFTYIDDLVEAIRRLMDTPPVAGQPVTENDSLSPVAPYRLVNIGHAAPVRLMDYIEAIESAIGKTAIKNMLDMQPGDVKQTYADVSLLQALTGYTPTTDVKAGIQAFVDWYRTYYKPD; encoded by the coding sequence ATGAAGATCCTCGTTACTGGCGCAGCCGGTTTTATTGGCAATGAACTTTCCCTCCGCCTCGTCAAGGAAGGACACGAGGTAACAGGGGTCGATTGTTTCTCGCCCTATTACGATGTCATGCTGAAACGGAATCGTGTGAAACGGCTGGATGCATACGAAAACTTCCGCATGCACGAGGTGAAGGTCGAAGATGAGGAGGCGATGACGGCCGCCTTTCAGGAAAGCACTCCGGACATCGTCGTACACCTCGCCGCCCAGGCCGGCGTTCGCTACAGCCTGGATCATCCACGGGAATACATCGCGTCAAACATAGTCGGCTCTTTCAATGTGATTGAGCTCGCGCGGCTCCACGGCACCAAGCACCTTGTTCTGGCATCAACCTCATCTGCCTACGGCGCAAATCAGAAGTTTCCATTTCAGGAAACCGCCCCCGCGCCCCACCCGCTTACCATCTACGCCGCAACCAAACTGTCGAGCGAGTTGATCGCACACAGCCACTCTCACCTGTACGGCACGCCAACGACCCTGCTCCGGTTCTTCAGCGTATACGGTCCATGGGGCAGGCCGGACATGGCCTTCTTCCTTTTCACCGACCGGATCTTCAAGAACCAGCCAATTGATGTCTACAACCATGGCGACTTGATGCGCGATTTCACCTATATCGACGATTTGGTCGAAGCGATCCGCCGATTGATGGATACGCCACCTGTCGCGGGTCAGCCCGTTACCGAGAACGACTCTCTCAGCCCGGTCGCCCCGTACCGCCTGGTCAACATCGGCCACGCCGCTCCGGTTCGCCTGATGGATTATATCGAAGCCATCGAAAGCGCGATTGGCAAAACGGCGATCAAGAACATGCTCGACATGCAGCCCGGCGACGTGAAGCAAACCTATGCCGACGTGAGTTTGCTTCAGGCCTTGACAGGATATACTCCGACCACGGATGTTAAAGCCGGTATTCAGGCATTCGTTGACTGGTATCGCACCTATTACAAGCCAGACTGA
- a CDS encoding cytochrome P450 encodes MADTAQSIDVEVPDPWSLPLDTFDVSRAEIFQQNKQGAYFRRLREEAPVHYCPESMFGPYWSITRYDDIIAVDSNHLQFSSQKSIVIGDTPDDFDTPMFIAQDPPIHDVQRKAVQPAVAPSQLSDIESLIRQRVCNILDDVPVGERINWVEHVSKELTTQMLATLFDFPFEDRHLLPYWSDVTTTSETVGIAVDMEHRKQELMKCLEYFMRLWQQRASEPRKFDFISLFAHDPKTKDMINNPMELMGNLMLLIVGGNDTTRNSISGGVVHLNNNPAEYAKLKADPSLIPNMVSEIIRYQTPLAHMRRTALEDVDFKGHKIRAGDRVVMWYASGNRDDTVIERADEFLIDRPNARRHLSFGFGIHRCMGNRVAEMQLRILWEEILNRFDHIELVGEPKRVLSNFVLGYEDVPVIVHPK; translated from the coding sequence ATGGCCGACACAGCGCAGTCGATAGACGTGGAAGTTCCCGATCCGTGGAGCCTCCCCCTGGACACATTTGACGTTTCAAGAGCTGAAATATTCCAGCAAAACAAACAGGGAGCGTATTTCCGCAGACTGCGGGAAGAGGCCCCGGTCCATTACTGTCCGGAGAGCATGTTCGGCCCCTACTGGTCGATCACTCGCTATGACGACATCATCGCGGTCGATTCAAATCACCTGCAGTTCTCATCGCAGAAGAGCATCGTGATCGGAGACACGCCGGATGATTTCGACACGCCGATGTTCATCGCGCAGGATCCGCCAATCCATGACGTGCAGCGCAAAGCGGTCCAGCCGGCCGTCGCGCCGAGTCAGCTCTCCGACATCGAATCCCTCATTCGCCAGCGCGTTTGCAACATACTGGATGACGTCCCGGTCGGAGAACGCATCAACTGGGTCGAGCATGTCTCGAAAGAGCTGACGACGCAGATGCTGGCGACCCTGTTCGACTTCCCGTTCGAAGATCGTCACCTGCTGCCTTACTGGTCGGACGTCACGACGACATCCGAAACCGTCGGCATTGCCGTGGACATGGAACATCGAAAACAGGAACTCATGAAGTGCCTTGAATACTTCATGCGTCTCTGGCAGCAGCGGGCCAGCGAACCACGCAAGTTCGACTTCATTTCACTGTTTGCTCATGATCCGAAAACCAAAGACATGATCAACAATCCCATGGAGTTGATGGGCAATCTGATGCTCCTGATCGTTGGCGGCAACGACACAACGCGAAACTCCATTTCCGGTGGGGTCGTACATCTCAACAACAACCCGGCGGAGTATGCCAAGCTGAAAGCTGACCCGTCCCTGATCCCGAACATGGTATCGGAGATCATCCGCTATCAGACGCCACTGGCCCATATGCGCCGGACCGCACTGGAAGACGTGGACTTCAAAGGCCACAAGATCCGCGCCGGAGACCGGGTCGTCATGTGGTACGCGTCCGGAAATCGCGATGACACGGTGATCGAGCGGGCCGACGAGTTCCTGATTGATCGTCCGAATGCGCGTCGCCACCTGTCATTCGGGTTTGGCATTCATCGCTGCATGGGCAACCGCGTTGCCGAGATGCAATTGCGGATTCTCTGGGAAGAGATTCTCAACCGCTTCGACCATATCGAATTGGTTGGCGAACCGAAGCGCGTCTTGTCGAACTTCGTGCTCGGTTACGAAGACGTGCCCGTCATCGTTCACCCGAAATAG
- a CDS encoding RluA family pseudouridine synthase, with amino-acid sequence MTRNRPVPEVSGEDANFVRGLVIHEDNQVIVFNKPSGLAVQGGGGIARSLDGLLAVFAKSNGKRPRLVHRLDQGTSGVIITARTQPAAAFLSEEFASRRAKKTYLALVHGALPDADTGVLEMPLVKVEEAGRPRMISAKPGRKGAQAATTGWRILARNRDAALIEARPETGRMHQIRAHFSIAGMPILGDRLYGTGVEGAPRLMLHAARLVIRNPDGETKSFEVPVPEDFSLLAGKLGLQSGL; translated from the coding sequence ATGACGCGAAACCGTCCGGTACCGGAAGTCAGTGGCGAGGACGCAAATTTCGTGCGTGGTCTTGTCATTCATGAAGACAACCAGGTGATTGTGTTCAACAAGCCCTCCGGCCTGGCTGTGCAGGGTGGAGGCGGTATTGCCCGGTCTTTGGATGGCTTGCTGGCTGTCTTCGCCAAGTCGAACGGGAAGCGTCCACGGTTGGTCCACCGGTTGGATCAGGGGACATCCGGCGTGATCATTACGGCGCGGACTCAGCCCGCCGCGGCGTTCCTGTCGGAGGAGTTTGCCTCACGCCGTGCAAAGAAAACCTATCTTGCCCTTGTTCATGGTGCATTGCCCGACGCCGATACAGGGGTGCTGGAGATGCCGCTTGTGAAAGTTGAGGAAGCCGGACGTCCGCGCATGATCTCGGCGAAACCCGGTCGCAAAGGCGCGCAGGCCGCAACAACAGGTTGGCGGATCCTCGCCCGCAATCGTGACGCTGCGCTGATTGAAGCCCGCCCTGAAACCGGCCGCATGCATCAGATCCGTGCACACTTTTCCATTGCGGGCATGCCTATTCTTGGGGATCGGCTTTACGGCACCGGTGTGGAAGGTGCCCCTCGGCTGATGCTTCACGCGGCGCGGCTCGTCATCCGGAATCCGGATGGGGAGACGAAAAGTTTTGAGGTGCCTGTGCCGGAAGACTTCAGCTTGCTTGCCGGAAAGCTCGGGCTTCAGTCTGGCTTGTAA
- a CDS encoding replication-associated recombination protein A yields MSDLFESAGMSEGAPRPLADRLRPQKLTEVVGQDHLVGPEGTLTRMLQAKRLSSIIFWGPPGVGKTTIARLLAQETDLEFEAISAIFSGVKDLRAAFDRAEGRRKVGKGTLLFVDEIHRFNKAQQDGFLPFVESGVVTLVGATTENPSFEINGALLSRCQVLVLKRLEDSALMELVRRAEALEGRSLPVAEEAVAPILAMADGDGRYLLNIVEQIYSLAGPKAVLSLPQVTSGLQKRAPAYDKTGDGHYNLISALHKSVRGSDPDAALYWFARMVDGGEDPLYLARRLVRMASEDIGLADPTALMVASEAARAYERMGSPEGELALAHAVIHLATAPKSNAAYVAWKAALSSARETGSLIPPKHILNAPTKMMKDQGYGDGYAYDHDTAEGVSGQNYFPDGMARQVFYQPKGQGREKSIAERLAWIAKIREQKG; encoded by the coding sequence ATGAGCGATCTATTCGAATCTGCCGGCATGTCGGAAGGCGCACCGCGCCCGCTTGCGGACCGGCTGCGCCCGCAGAAGCTGACAGAGGTCGTTGGGCAGGACCACCTGGTCGGTCCGGAGGGCACGCTCACGCGCATGCTGCAGGCGAAACGCCTGTCCTCCATCATTTTCTGGGGCCCGCCCGGGGTCGGCAAGACGACCATTGCCCGATTGCTGGCGCAGGAAACCGATCTCGAATTCGAAGCGATCAGCGCGATCTTCTCCGGCGTGAAAGACTTGCGCGCGGCTTTCGATCGGGCGGAAGGCCGCCGGAAAGTGGGGAAAGGTACGCTCCTTTTCGTCGATGAGATCCACCGCTTCAACAAGGCGCAGCAAGACGGCTTCCTGCCATTCGTTGAAAGCGGTGTCGTCACGCTGGTTGGTGCCACAACCGAAAATCCCAGCTTTGAGATTAATGGCGCGCTCCTTTCACGCTGCCAGGTGCTGGTGCTGAAGCGGTTGGAAGACTCCGCGCTGATGGAGTTGGTACGCAGGGCGGAAGCATTGGAAGGGCGCTCTTTACCGGTTGCGGAGGAGGCCGTGGCGCCAATCCTCGCAATGGCGGATGGGGACGGGCGGTACCTCCTGAATATTGTCGAGCAGATTTATTCGCTTGCCGGACCGAAGGCAGTGCTTAGCCTGCCGCAAGTGACGTCCGGTCTGCAAAAGCGCGCGCCAGCCTACGACAAGACCGGTGACGGCCACTACAACCTTATTTCCGCGCTCCATAAATCGGTACGCGGATCAGACCCCGACGCTGCGCTGTACTGGTTCGCCCGAATGGTCGATGGCGGGGAAGACCCGCTCTATCTGGCCCGTCGCCTGGTTCGGATGGCCAGTGAGGATATTGGACTCGCTGACCCGACGGCCTTGATGGTGGCAAGCGAAGCGGCCCGGGCTTACGAGCGTATGGGCTCTCCTGAGGGAGAGTTGGCGCTTGCGCATGCTGTTATCCATCTGGCGACGGCACCGAAATCCAACGCAGCATATGTCGCATGGAAAGCGGCACTCAGTTCAGCGCGGGAGACGGGTAGCCTGATCCCTCCAAAACACATTTTGAATGCGCCGACAAAGATGATGAAAGATCAGGGCTACGGTGACGGTTACGCCTATGATCACGATACGGCAGAAGGTGTATCGGGGCAGAACTATTTTCCCGATGGCATGGCGCGGCAAGTATTCTACCAGCCAAAGGGGCAGGGGCGAGAGAAGTCGATCGCCGAACGTCTGGCGTGGATCGCAAAGATCCGCGAACAAAAAGGCTGA
- a CDS encoding Do family serine endopeptidase has product MMHALRMTKHVSKFLAVAGLCVVALLVLAVSPLMAHAQRLPETRSEIELTFAPLVKEVSPAVVNVYTQKTVKTGITPMEMLLYGRAAPQSRVQNSLGSGVVVRDDGVIVTNNHVVEDADSFRVVLSDRREYPAELVLNDERTDLAVLKIDTGGDKLPVLHYADTREAQVGDLVMAIGNPFGVGQTVTSGIISATARTDVGISDYSFFIQTDAAVNPGNSGGALVNMRGELVGVNTAIFSRGGGSNGIGFAIPSEMVKRVVDAAMNEGTFVRPWLGLAAQSVSFDMAKAQGLSRPIGVMVTEVYNDGPADKAGLRRGDLVTAIDGREVFDEKGLKFLAAIRNPGEKAQLNVLRGGKNRVIGVTVAPPPGATEADIVLLEGQDVFNGARVVELSPRLAEENGLDPFQKGSGIYVYSVARRSVARNYFRPGDIIRSVNGKQTKTVKDLETVLGDSDRSWDIELDRNGRTIRGKVRL; this is encoded by the coding sequence ATGATGCACGCTCTTCGCATGACAAAACATGTTTCAAAGTTCCTGGCGGTGGCTGGGCTTTGTGTGGTGGCACTTCTGGTGCTGGCGGTTTCCCCTTTGATGGCGCATGCTCAGCGATTGCCGGAGACGCGATCCGAGATAGAGCTGACTTTTGCGCCCCTGGTGAAGGAAGTCTCACCGGCAGTGGTGAACGTCTACACGCAGAAAACCGTCAAGACGGGCATCACGCCGATGGAGATGCTTCTTTACGGTCGCGCTGCGCCGCAAAGCCGCGTGCAGAACTCGTTGGGGTCTGGTGTGGTCGTCCGCGACGATGGCGTGATCGTCACCAACAACCATGTTGTGGAAGACGCTGACTCTTTCCGTGTCGTGCTGAGCGACCGCCGGGAATACCCTGCGGAGCTTGTGCTGAATGACGAGCGGACAGACCTTGCCGTCCTCAAGATCGATACCGGCGGGGACAAGTTGCCGGTCCTCCACTACGCCGACACGCGTGAGGCGCAGGTGGGAGACCTGGTCATGGCCATTGGTAATCCGTTCGGCGTCGGCCAGACCGTCACCAGCGGCATTATCTCTGCGACGGCGCGGACAGATGTCGGCATTTCCGACTACTCGTTTTTCATCCAGACGGATGCGGCCGTTAATCCCGGAAATTCGGGCGGGGCGCTCGTGAACATGAGAGGCGAACTCGTCGGCGTGAACACGGCGATCTTTTCTCGCGGTGGCGGATCAAACGGGATCGGCTTCGCCATTCCGTCGGAGATGGTGAAGCGTGTTGTCGACGCAGCGATGAATGAAGGCACGTTCGTGCGTCCATGGCTGGGGCTGGCAGCGCAGTCGGTCAGCTTCGACATGGCCAAGGCTCAAGGCCTTTCGCGTCCGATTGGTGTCATGGTCACAGAAGTTTACAATGACGGCCCGGCAGACAAGGCGGGCCTGCGCCGAGGTGATCTCGTCACCGCCATCGATGGCCGCGAGGTTTTCGATGAGAAGGGCCTGAAATTCCTCGCCGCCATCCGCAACCCGGGTGAAAAGGCGCAGCTGAACGTTTTACGCGGTGGCAAAAATCGGGTGATCGGCGTGACAGTCGCGCCGCCGCCGGGGGCGACAGAAGCCGATATCGTGCTGCTGGAAGGGCAGGACGTGTTCAACGGCGCGCGCGTTGTCGAGCTTTCGCCGCGCCTGGCCGAGGAGAACGGTCTGGACCCGTTCCAGAAGGGCTCTGGCATCTATGTGTATTCGGTTGCGCGGCGTTCGGTTGCCCGCAACTATTTCCGCCCGGGCGACATTATCCGTTCCGTGAACGGCAAGCAGACCAAGACGGTGAAAGACCTGGAAACCGTGCTGGGGGATTCCGACCGGAGCTGGGATATCGAACTGGACCGCAACGGGCGGACTATCCGGGGGAAAGTCCGCCTTTAA
- a CDS encoding acyl-CoA dehydrogenase family protein: MDLAFTPEDRAFQQEVRDWIAENYTPDLRAKSAASKNGYLDKEGQVAWQKKLYDRGWVAPNWPVEYGGPGLSASERYILNMELSSAGTPPVSPMGISMVAPVLMAFGSDEQKKKYLPPILRSDVWWCQGYSEPGAGSDLASLQMSAVRDGDDYVLNGSKIWTTHAQWADMIFCLVRTSREGKHQEGISFIVFPMTLPGIKISPLPTLDGPAEGGQEINQVFFEDVRVPIAEALVGEENKGWTYAKYLLQFERGNAYAPGLRAMLNKARKIASVEETGGDALIRDHDFARKLAQLEIKIDSLDATEQRIFSALAAGQAVGPESSMLKCAGSETQQAITELVIEAAGTYGAPFVRDNFAIAREGANADLPFPSYSVSAVPSYFNYRKTSIYAGSNEIQRNIMAKMVLGL, translated from the coding sequence ATGGATCTCGCCTTCACACCGGAGGACCGCGCGTTCCAGCAAGAGGTGCGCGACTGGATCGCTGAAAACTATACTCCGGACCTGCGTGCAAAAAGTGCCGCGTCCAAGAATGGTTACCTCGACAAGGAGGGCCAGGTCGCCTGGCAGAAGAAGCTTTACGATAGGGGCTGGGTCGCGCCGAACTGGCCTGTGGAGTATGGCGGTCCCGGCCTGTCCGCGTCTGAACGCTATATCCTGAACATGGAACTTTCTTCGGCCGGAACGCCGCCGGTCAGCCCGATGGGCATTTCCATGGTCGCACCGGTGTTGATGGCGTTTGGCTCGGACGAGCAGAAGAAGAAATACCTGCCGCCGATCCTCCGGTCTGATGTCTGGTGGTGCCAGGGGTACTCCGAGCCGGGCGCAGGTTCCGACCTTGCATCCCTCCAGATGAGCGCCGTGCGCGACGGCGATGATTATGTGCTCAATGGATCGAAGATCTGGACGACCCACGCGCAGTGGGCCGACATGATCTTCTGCCTGGTGCGTACTTCCAGAGAAGGCAAGCACCAGGAAGGTATCAGTTTCATCGTCTTCCCGATGACTTTGCCGGGCATCAAGATTTCCCCTCTGCCGACGCTCGACGGACCAGCCGAAGGCGGGCAGGAGATCAATCAGGTTTTCTTCGAAGACGTTCGTGTGCCGATTGCCGAAGCACTCGTTGGCGAAGAGAACAAGGGGTGGACCTACGCGAAATACCTACTCCAGTTCGAGCGAGGAAACGCCTATGCTCCGGGCCTGCGGGCCATGCTCAACAAGGCGCGCAAGATCGCGAGTGTCGAAGAAACGGGCGGTGATGCCCTGATCCGCGACCATGACTTCGCCCGCAAACTGGCGCAGCTGGAGATCAAGATCGACAGTCTGGACGCGACGGAACAGCGGATTTTCTCTGCCCTTGCGGCCGGACAGGCCGTCGGACCGGAAAGTTCCATGCTCAAATGCGCAGGCTCCGAGACGCAGCAGGCGATCACGGAATTGGTGATCGAGGCTGCAGGGACCTATGGCGCGCCATTTGTACGGGACAATTTCGCGATCGCCCGCGAGGGTGCGAACGCCGATCTGCCGTTTCCGTCTTACTCGGTCAGCGCTGTGCCCAGTTATTTCAACTATCGGAAAACCTCCATCTACGCCGGCTCCAACGAGATCCAGCGTAACATCATGGCCAAGATGGTCCTGGGGCTCTGA
- a CDS encoding TauD/TfdA dioxygenase family protein, whose translation MSLEITPSGQACGATVRGVDLTRPLDKETIADIRKAWLDHQVLSFPDQKMTDSDLERFTQYFGPFGDDPFIAPIEGHPHIIAVKRAADETAPIFAESWHTDWSFQKRPPAGTCLFGITIPPSGGDTLFANQYLALEQMPEDLRSRIEGRHAIHSARNAYSPVGMYGEDDKAKGRSMDIRPSADAEATERHDIIRVHPETGRKSIFGCAGYIVGIAGMEQEEGWDLVTDLYRWQTRPEFQYRHEWEPDMLLMWDNRCLLHMATGGYAGHDRLLHRTTIGAA comes from the coding sequence ATGAGCCTGGAGATCACACCATCCGGGCAGGCCTGCGGCGCAACGGTGCGCGGCGTGGACCTGACCCGTCCGCTCGACAAAGAAACGATTGCTGACATCCGGAAGGCCTGGCTGGACCACCAGGTCCTGTCTTTTCCGGATCAGAAGATGACCGATTCGGACCTGGAGCGATTTACGCAATACTTCGGACCGTTTGGGGATGACCCGTTCATTGCCCCGATCGAGGGACATCCGCACATCATTGCCGTGAAACGCGCGGCTGACGAGACCGCGCCGATTTTTGCCGAGAGCTGGCACACCGACTGGAGCTTTCAGAAGCGTCCGCCCGCCGGCACCTGCCTGTTCGGCATCACCATTCCACCCAGCGGGGGCGATACGCTTTTCGCCAACCAGTATTTGGCACTGGAACAAATGCCGGAGGATCTGCGCAGCCGAATTGAAGGGCGCCACGCCATCCATTCGGCGCGGAATGCCTACTCCCCGGTGGGCATGTATGGAGAAGATGACAAGGCCAAGGGACGCAGCATGGACATCCGCCCGTCTGCGGATGCCGAGGCCACGGAACGCCACGACATCATTCGCGTCCATCCAGAAACAGGCCGGAAATCCATATTCGGTTGCGCCGGTTACATCGTCGGAATTGCCGGGATGGAACAGGAAGAAGGCTGGGACCTGGTGACGGATCTCTATCGCTGGCAAACCCGGCCGGAGTTTCAATATCGGCACGAATGGGAGCCCGACATGCTGCTGATGTGGGACAATCGCTGCCTGCTGCATATGGCGACCGGCGGCTATGCCGGGCACGATCGCCTGCTGCACCGCACAACAATAGGGGCCGCGTAA